From the Bacteroidales bacterium genome, the window CAACCGTAAAATGAGACTCTAATAGCCCAAGTTGAAACTAACCCTAATTTAAACTAAACCTATCATGCGTATTACTAAAAACAAGAAGGGTGTCATCTTATCACTCTTACTAATTTGCCTTGCCTTTGGCGCAGCCTACGCTCAGGTTAGAACGGTTACCGGAACGGTGACCTCTGAGGAGCTGGGACCACTTCCCGGAGTAAACATTGTGATCCAGGGAACTGTGCAGGGAGCAGTAACTGATGTGGACGGAAAGTACACTATCAATGTACCAGGACCTGATGCGGTCCTTGTATTTTCTTACATTGGCTACTCTACAGTAGCTTACACTGTGGGCGATCAGACAACGGTCGACGCTGTTTTGGTAGCGGATGTGACTGCACTCGATGAGATCGTGGTAACCGGGTATACCTCCGTGCGAAAAGCGGATATTACCGGTGCAGTAGCTATCGTGAACACGGACGATATGAACCAGATCACCTCTGCAAGTGTTTTGCAGAAACTGGAAGGACGCGCCTCCGGCGTTTCCGTGAATATCAACGGTCAGCCAGGTAGCCGGAACACGGTCCGAATCAGGGGGATCAGCTCCTTTACCGACAACGATCCGCTCTATATCGTAGACGGGGTACCGATTGAAACGGCAGACCTGAATTTTTTGAATCCTAACGATATAGAGTCCATGCAGGTATTGAAGGACCCCTCAACGGCATCGGTGTACGGTGCACGCGCCAACAATGGGGTCATCATTATTACAACAAAGAAGGGCCAGAAGGGGAAAGCCAGGTTAAATGTAGATGTGAACATGGGTGTGCAGAATCCGGTGAAAGGTCTGAACCAGATCCTGATCCAGGATGCTTTGGACTATCATTCCATTGTAAAGCAGAGTTATGAAAATGCCGGGTTACCGGTTCCGACAAATATTTACGGAGACCCCAATAATCCATCCCTGCCTAATTATTTATGGCCCAATGATGGAGTAAACCAGACCATGACGGTGGACGAGAGTCTCTACTCCTGGCCGGATAATCTGATCATGGAAGCTTCTCCCGGAACTGACTGGTGGGATGAGGTTTTCGATCCCTCGCTGGTCCAGGATTATAACATTGGTATGAGCGGAGGTGGCGACAATTCGGTCTACAATGTTTCCATGCAGTATTACAACCAGGATGGTACCATGAAATATAACTGGATGGACAGGTATTCCATCAGGGCTAATACGGAGTTCAAATTCGGACGCCTGAGTGTGGGTGAAAATTTTGCCATCTCGCGTATGAACATGGTAGCTGGATTGGGATCCTACAGTACAACAAACCAGAACATGGGTGAAGGATCAATCGTCAATAATATAATTAAAATGCAGCCCATTGTTCCTGTCTACGACATCGACGGATACTTTGCCGGTGCAAAAGCCAATTCCCTGGGTAACGGTACCAACCCGGTCAAACAGGCGTACAGCTCCAAGGACAATGTAAACACTCAAAACAATGTTGTCGGAAATATGTTTGCCTCTTTGAAAATCATAGAAGGGCTGCAGTTAAAATCAAGTTTCGGTGTGAACCTGAGCAATTCCCTTTTCAAAGGGTTCAATTACCCGACACCTGAAAACTCGGAACCCACAATGGTCTGGAGCATGAACGAGAATTATGCAACCCAAATGGAATGGACCTGGACCAATACGCTTAATTATGTGAACTCTTTCGGCAATCACAACATCAATGCCCTGGCCGGATATGAAGCCATCGATTATAAAAGGAACTCCCTTAATGGAAGTATGGCCGGATATGTATCAACCGACCTGCCTGCCTGGTACATCCAGGACGCACTTGGTGATCCAAGCACCAAGACTGTATACAGCTATGGAGCGGTAAGTTCCCTTGTTTCGATGTTTGGAAAAATTGATTATAATTTTGCCAGCAAATACTACCTGAGCGCTACGGTAAGGAGGGACGGTTCCTCCAAGTTCGGACCTAATTTCCGTTACGGGGTCTTCCCGGCCTTCAGTGCAGGCTGGCGTATCTCTGAGGAATCCTTCATGAGTAACCTGATCTGGCTTAGCGACCTGAGGTTCCGCGGCGGATGGGGAATAACAGGTAACCAGAATATCCCTGCCGGGAGGACAGCCAACCAGTACGGGGGAAGTACCTCAAATACTTTTTATGATATCAACGGGACCAATTCATCCATTGTTACCGGATATCGCCTTACCGCGCTTGGAAATCCCGACCTGAAATGGGAAGAGAACGTATCCGCCAACATCGGGTTCGATCTCTCCCTGCTTGACAGGAGGATCAACGTGGTATTCGACTATTACACACGTACTGTTAATGATCTTCTGTACGGACCGCAAATTCCTGCTACTGCCGGACAGGCAAGTCCCCCGATCGTCAACATCGGGACCATGGAAAACAAAGGGATCGACTTCTCTGTTGGTTACCGCAGCAAGCTTACCGGCGAATTCCAGTGGGAAATAGAGTTTATCGGCAGTCACTATACCAACGAGATTGTCCAGATCGACGGAGTACAGGACTTCTTCTACGGACCCCAGGGAGGACGGAAAGGTACCTTTGTGATCAACCAGGTGGGTTATCCTATCAGCTCATTCTATGGTTATAAGCAGGACGGAATCTTCCAGAACCAGGGTGAGGTGGATGCACATGCCACCCAGGATGGAAAGGCTGTGGGTCGTTTCCGTTACGAAGACGTGAATGGAGATGGAGCGATAAATGCTGAGGACAGGACCATTATCGGGAATCCCCATCCCGACTTTACCGGGGGGGTGAATTTCTCTGCCAGCTGGAAAAACTTCGACATGAGCATGTTCCTGTTCGGTTCTTATGGAAATGATATATGGAATCAGAACTATGAGTTCACTGTGTTCCGGCTCTATAGTACAAACGTTCGTCAGGACCGTCTGACCGACTCCTGGACACCGACAAACACGGACGCTAAATATCCCCTGCTTGATCAAAATGACCAGTTCAGCGATCAATATAGCAGCTTCTACGTGGAGGATGGTTCCTACCTCAGGATGAAG encodes:
- a CDS encoding TonB-dependent receptor, giving the protein MRITKNKKGVILSLLLICLAFGAAYAQVRTVTGTVTSEELGPLPGVNIVIQGTVQGAVTDVDGKYTINVPGPDAVLVFSYIGYSTVAYTVGDQTTVDAVLVADVTALDEIVVTGYTSVRKADITGAVAIVNTDDMNQITSASVLQKLEGRASGVSVNINGQPGSRNTVRIRGISSFTDNDPLYIVDGVPIETADLNFLNPNDIESMQVLKDPSTASVYGARANNGVIIITTKKGQKGKARLNVDVNMGVQNPVKGLNQILIQDALDYHSIVKQSYENAGLPVPTNIYGDPNNPSLPNYLWPNDGVNQTMTVDESLYSWPDNLIMEASPGTDWWDEVFDPSLVQDYNIGMSGGGDNSVYNVSMQYYNQDGTMKYNWMDRYSIRANTEFKFGRLSVGENFAISRMNMVAGLGSYSTTNQNMGEGSIVNNIIKMQPIVPVYDIDGYFAGAKANSLGNGTNPVKQAYSSKDNVNTQNNVVGNMFASLKIIEGLQLKSSFGVNLSNSLFKGFNYPTPENSEPTMVWSMNENYATQMEWTWTNTLNYVNSFGNHNINALAGYEAIDYKRNSLNGSMAGYVSTDLPAWYIQDALGDPSTKTVYSYGAVSSLVSMFGKIDYNFASKYYLSATVRRDGSSKFGPNFRYGVFPAFSAGWRISEESFMSNLIWLSDLRFRGGWGITGNQNIPAGRTANQYGGSTSNTFYDINGTNSSIVTGYRLTALGNPDLKWEENVSANIGFDLSLLDRRINVVFDYYTRTVNDLLYGPQIPATAGQASPPIVNIGTMENKGIDFSVGYRSKLTGEFQWEIEFIGSHYTNEIVQIDGVQDFFYGPQGGRKGTFVINQVGYPISSFYGYKQDGIFQNQGEVDAHATQDGKAVGRFRYEDVNGDGAINAEDRTIIGNPHPDFTGGVNFSASWKNFDMSMFLFGSYGNDIWNQNYEFTVFRLYSTNVRQDRLTDSWTPTNTDAKYPLLDQNDQFSDQYSSFYVEDGSYLRMKNLQLGYTVPKAGWFQNIRIYIQGQNLFTLTKYTGLDPALPTISTTGSSGNQSDQAMGIDYGPYPANRIFSIGINANF